The Ischnura elegans chromosome 9, ioIscEleg1.1, whole genome shotgun sequence genome includes the window GATTAATGGTGTAAAATGGCAAccattacggttttctgagggatatgtgattaatcctaatactattctataagtaatacaaatccattaagtaaaatggattaaacttaaaaatttctctgagctctggaggggttttatcccccacgctgcgccactggaatagGGGATGCTCAATTGAGTATTGAgtttaacccttaaacagcggagttttttttcggagttttattttgtttttccgttataAACTGcttactgcccaagcattcagataaccacttagttttaaaattctgttgattcgttcttgctagagggggtgtgcccatatgggcacgctagccgttccggccaccggtcttcattctgcagaagaatcgctcgaaccatcataattctcatttttattgtgtgatacgccatatatttttgcatttacctataatacttcttttatttgacaatttgaagtaatttcaaatgattatactttattttttttaggtttaaacatttttttgctgaaattaacTGTATAAAACTCAGTTTTGAGAAGTTATCGAATGAAAAATAcatgttatcaatgagtttattaacattattagtcctatattgctggtagagtctttgacaATTATAAATTGggtttttcaattgcagagtatGATAGTCAGAATTCCATTGAAGGTACCTGGGCACTTAGAACATTCTGAGCGCTCACGGGAAGAATATTACTCATAAGAAAATCGAcgtctatgaaacgggacaaattggttatctctgccatcataccttatgtcatcagactttctatgattagttgcacttgattgggaatgttaaatacgaccaccaggtctgggaaaggtacatcttcgttacaaaaacacttgtgcaatctctcgcctaaggCTTACTGCGGTGTATTTGAAGCAGAATtttccgtacagatccaggcatttacaatgacagcatcaaggagatagcttcatgtggaccatcaccatgttttcctctgataacattcctgtatctgttgatattttgatctgtgggatcagttccgcccatctaaatattgtagctagagaccactgctggctgcctaacttgtacagtttttgaggtaacacgtgggaatctcgtgacctttgtgagtgggtgtacacattgccaaggtgacttgacagtcactaccgaatagtcattctatctaGCAACAACAATATCCCTTtctttctcccgtgcgaaagcatgggagcagcggggctgcttagctagctgttttttcgatcaatgggaaaattttaggtatcctttttctcagaacCCTCCCTCATATCCTTaagattttaactgacttatgAGAGGGAAGCTAGTAaaccaattgtcaaaataaatggaaaagatttgtcacttgctctagtaaattgtccgACATGATAAGCtaatacgaagagcatttacctacgaatttatggtagttatttttttcttcaacactcagtccctgctatatgctgaagtccaccaagtaatcttgaggagtattcaagcactcaatactatattttaaaggcgaaacttataggttcaccccgtatgaactgtttgcagccatgattgctaaaatattttatcatggatttatggTATTTTACATCGGGGGTTGGCACATAGTTTTCTGAACAAAGgtactttatcatatttatgatTGGCCTAAGTGTGCACATTTTTTCGCTGTTATCGTAGTGATTATTAGCTGCACAGTGAAAAAccctcattatattttgcaaccttgtGAATGGCATTATACACCACAGTGTTTCGGAAATCATCGCCACTCTcccaaaaattctcttcctgcagacagcaataaccactcaaaaaagaattgaatagaaaagagaaaaataaatttcttccgtcaCGAACATTTCGGAAACCTCAACTTGGAATTTACCGGAAATTCAGCGAAATTCATTTCGAGGAATATATTCTCAGCGAATGACACGTCATCTCGTGCTTATGTGTATGTCTCGGTCATTTTACTGTCTCCTCCATCCTTTTCAGGACTAATCACTGACGGAGCTTGAAATGGTTGCTAgttaactttcgccttgattgtctccttgcgacttacaaccagggattggacttagttggaaaatttgaccacgtgttcaatgtggtcgatgtgatcaaggttcaatctactttttatCGTTACAAAGTTTTCTATGCGATACAAAGCGGTTCACAATGAGCTTCgccattgtatttatcaaacatcctttccccttccaccatgccctcgattgttgggtatgtataccagtggtagaaaatagccctatcattcttcatactagatagttgagtAAAGTATAACGTAAGCacgatgaataaaagtgttgaatagtaaaaaatatattttttgtactaaaaattaatggaaatattacaaaaaaatattgatgcctATAAAATCAagtgacataagaaaaaaatgaaagattgacaaaaaattagcgttttacatcgaaattatttgataacagacccaataacaaCGTTTATAGCGAAGGACACctgccaaaaaagacacccccggctaccggctagcgtgcccatatgggatcacccaaaaataaattcaaattccttgtctcataaGAAAGATATCACTATGCttgcaaaagaaaccgaagttgacaacattcattatgacgataagattaaatacttagccgagtataaaaaataaaaaggaaaaaaatcgcatttactgaagacacatcgccattttttctcttttgcctcctcgatcagagtgagtaagaatacctaacctgccacagtcaactgctggtataaatgctggccgttagcacacgaaccgaataaagtgatgcattgtaatcattttaggcaaaaacagcatgctctataatatCTGGGTtagaatttatacgaaattctttagaccactgcagctgtgcccatatgggcacgctagccgttcatggGTTAATTCTCAATTGAATTGCTTTGGAATGATTAGAATGGTAGAAAGTATTTCAATCTTGTTACAATCTAAGAGTGAGAGATCAATACTTATTCTAGGAATTAAGGTACAGCAATTCCaatggaaaaccttgaaaatgtcatataCCTCTGGGTGGTTGGCCGCCGACATGCCAGGGAGTTGTCCTTGATGTTATGGCCCTGAAATAGTGAAGGCATATAATTGTAGATAAACctcatttattgatgaaaattagaacTGTGTGACATCTtaagataacagaaaaaatgttattctagACCTAACGTTGTGTGTTTTTAATGTTATAACCACTATTATCCAAGATTATTACAAGTTTTTCCAAGAGAACTTTACATTTTTTAGAATAAGGGTGTTCATAGGGGAGAATTCTTGTATTCAGAAATGTACTATGGGAGACATAAGTGATAATTACATAGGGGTCAGTGTTTGCCAATATCAATACCACCATGGGAATAGATTATCCCACAGCAAGgtactattgttttcaataatttgttgaaaaccacacatccaatTTTCCTATCAGGGCCAGACCAGTAAAACTTGGATAGCTGGCATACAAGGCTAATTGCACCCAAGGTCAAGGATGTGACGGAACTAGCAAAATCGGAGTCAAAGTATATGCGATGTGAGCAAAGTCTGGAAACGAGCACGTAGTCTCGTAGCTGATACTATTGCTATCATCATTGATTCATAACTAATTATATTCAAATGTGAGTTTGCACAGACTACTCTGAGTGCTTGAAGGAGCTTTGCAGCAGCCTGAAACTATGTACAGTGTCGTTAACCTCAGCTTCAATATCAGTGTggcaatagaaatgtaatttaattaattatgaattaatttgattaaaatcctgTTACTTCTCCTTGTTTAAAAGTGATAAGtgccatggaaattgaattttcaatggaaataaagtaCATCCAAATGAATGTTACTTCCAGAATCAGTTAATGAGCAATCTTCCCAGCTATAGAAAAAGGAAAGCAGTCCAATGATCCGTGATTCTCCTATCCTATTAGGCAAGTTCAGAGGCAGAATATCACTCATGTTTGAATGGTGGCAGGAATGGATCCAGATTGCAGGGGGAGGCACTCCTTTACATTGAGAGGAATCAAAACATCTGGGAGTCTACCATTTCAATCCTTTTGGCATTTGCATGAGGTGGAAATCTCTCTAGCTTACGTCCACACCAATACTTCTAGGCATACAAACATATGATACATTCACTTACCTCTTGAGGTGGGACTTTGGGCCTCGCCGCGGGTCACAGGTGGTCTTGATGGCGGTAAAACCTCCCGTCCCCATCGGGATGGTTCCGCGACGCTCTCTGTCCCAGGGCCTGGCGGACAAGATCTTCAATCCGCCTCTCTATAACCCCCACCATCCAGTCAATTTCGTTTGTAATAGAcgctatatccagaattatgtTGTTATACTGTTGCATGAATTCTTCAACTGAGGGACGGTGTAGGTGGGGCCCTGGAAAGTCTTCCACCCCCCTGGCAGGGCCCTGTTGTTCAACATTGAGGTCTTCCCATGGGTCTTTTACTAGGCCTTCTTCTCCCGGAGGAGGAGAGGCGGTTGGTGAAGGGCGGCCCTCCTCCGGGGGCAATGGGGACGTGGCTATCGGCATCTCTGCAGTTTCATCTGACGTCGCTGTTTGCGGTAATGCCACGTCAGCCCCTGAAGTCTCCAACTCCTCCGGGATAGGGCCCTCGGCAGCCAATTCCTCCACCTCTTTGCGTCCTAGGCATCTGCCTATTATAGAGAGGAATCCTTCTTGATCACAAATAAATTTGGGCCCATTTCATTCCCACCCCATAGATTTTGCTATCAAAATGGATTAGTTAATGACACTTGTAGACTatgcaggatagagaaagatCGTTTAATTTGATTGTATAATTAGAAGAATTGGAGAAGAAGCATTCACCTGGGTTCCTCATGGGGAATCTAAGTGAACAGTTGGGCATTAGGGACCCTAAGTGTCTTATATGTGTAACACCTAGTGTGGTTATCAAGGCTCTATTGCACCCTTGCAATGCCAAGGACCATGGCcaactttaaacaggccggaacatggaattttggcaacgctgtgccggggtcctatcgtgtttgtttgagagcatggcgacttatgcgtgaagagtatccgtgtaaccGAAgtagcattaaatctcttgttaaaaaggcagaactggacttcttttgtggatatcatattgactaaaggtacgtacaatagttttaagataatttttgggagctgaaggaggaaaatcacgtttattacttcaaaagtgtcgcggtcacatgccggccggccataaatggtggggaattgagagtgcaacaatactggtttaaaagggggaacaagaattatttttctatactttgttttgccttacggtaagtaaaatagtttaaagatattctcagtgagttgtgagtggatattcaacagtatttcatccaaagcatagcgtctgttggcggccggccacgaagtaaccttgagagtacacaaatgaaactAGGCGTATTTGTCGGGatataaatgctgcgttgtttttacaattttattattctcgggttaaccaacgccacctaaagtaaaaggCCTGAGGACTTCGCTGTGACGTCATGACGCGGAGGCCGAAATCGCCTCCGGAGGCATCGCGATATAAACGAGGGAGAAAAACGCACTTCAGAGGCAAATCGTCTACGATGTTTGATAATGAACATTGGGTTCGAGGAAACTGTCATTCAGAAAGAACGATTGCAGTACTTTACGCTAAAAATTGTAATACAATTACATCGAAGATCAAATGCCCATTCACTTCCATATTATATACTAACTATTATATTCCATATTATATTGATTATGACGTGAGTTCATTCTAGCGGGAGGTGCGTCACACATTAAATCATTTCGTGAGTTAAAGTGATACGTATCTCGACGTACAGAGTACCAAAAGCTAGCCAGATATTAAGTACATACTACCACTAAGTTTTGATGCGCAAGATGTTATTCTATAGGCTTTCTGTTCTATCATTGGTATTCGGCATTTTACTTATTCCATTCTCTCTATCATAGAATGAGTAAAACGCCAAAAGtttcaatggcaaaattagcattgaatgCAGAActtgtatgaaataaaagttttaacttGAATTAGAAATGAAGATTGAAACTTCATCATATGTTATAAGAAATTGCATGCGTGGCAGAATCATAGTTCCAGGTTCCTATCTCAGTGACGCGACTGGAGGATGAAGTAGAATGCTGCAGCAGACCAATGGAAACGGATGGTGATACCTGTAACTTGTCTTAGATGTGATTAACAGGATAGGCTTACCCCTTTCAATCTCATTATAATTCACATCcaatgcaataaaacatatttttaatgctaaaatatggtttaataagaatttttttcactttataagAGTTACAATTTTCCTGCTTAATCCAGGTTTACTACAAGCATCACTTAATTTACGGCTGTAGTTCTTCAAAAATATGTTACATGCaacatatacaatttttttaattccacttgACATGTGATGGCCATCAGGACAGACTTCATCACTAAAAAAGTCACTCATTATCAATGCATTCATAGTTACGCTAAATAGAACAGTTCTTTGATTTGCTTCCCTAAGGAACTTCTCTTCCAAAGGGCCACTAACTATTTTACTAAACACAACAAAACAAAACAGCATTTAACGAGACTTCATGCGGAAAAAAAGACCTCCACGGCTCAGACACTTAATAAAATCATCATTGTTATTATCCTCCAACATGcagtcttttgaaaaaaaatccttacatGAGGAGCAGTTGACCTTCTTAAGGTAGGACCGTACACAATAACCCGCAATGTATGATAGCACCGGTACATGAGAGCTAACACCATTAATGTCATGCGGTTCAACAAAAATCTTGAAATGGATGAACGACCCTGACTCAGAGCCATCCATATCtatgatatcatcatcatcatcaccatcatcaaccGAATCAATCAAAATACTCTCACAAGCCTGTGACTTTAATCGTAACGGCAGGCACGTTTGTAGCCTTAATTTGGTTTCAGACTCATAGAGTTGTCGAATGGATACATGATAGTTGGAGCCTGACAGCCGCCTGTAGAAACCAAAGCGAGCCTCTAGAGCGTCTGTCTGGAATTTTCCTGGCAACATATACTCCATACCCAACTCAATAATGCAATATGAGGCCAACTCAATTAGAGCATGGGTGGTATGCATGAAGGCAGTCCTTGTTTCACGTGATAGATTACCACAACCACTCTCACTCCACCTATCAACCCACTCAAAAACACTCTCTAACAATTTCATTCCTTCACACCCCAAAGTTAATGGCTTTTGCAAAGCATCTCTTAGCCTTAAACCTTTGTAAGGTGTCTTGACATTGACTACCTTCCACCAGTTGGTAATAATCTTAATAAAGGCCGCAGTTCCTAAGGAATTCTCCAGTTGCTTGCTTCTCCCCAAAAAGGAAAGCGCGTTCACCACATTCTCGTTAAAAACTTGGAGAGCAAGTTTCACATTTTGTCGCTCTAAATTTGATGGATAGAGTGCTTTAATGGTTAATGAATGCCCATACCTCACAATGTCACCACACTCAAGGAAATATAATTCACGAACAGTACTGAAAGAAGCTATTTCCTTTGGTTTGCAAGCATCATCGAAATTGGGGTAAAAAAATTGGTGTCCATTGCCTTGGTTAAGCCAATTATTTCTTATGCACTTCAGAATGTGCACagagtcaaattaaaaaaataatggcctTGACTTATCATAGGGGTTGGGGTACACAATACTTAATTTGttggggaaagaaaattttgacacaGCCCTCCTATTGATAGAGTTGTTGTCTGAAACCAGGCTCACAATTCTATATCCAATACCTTCTAATGCCACAATGATGTTTTTAGTGACGGCGAATAATTCATCAGCAGAGAATTTACTCACAGGAAGTATGTACACTACCTCTTTGAAAGAGGACATTAGACTAGACACCATGAATACATAAGCCGTTTTGGTAACACAAGGGGAGTTTTGACTTATGCCTACAATGCTACCACCCTTGTAGTCAACATAAGATTTTACATGAATTTCATCCATCATGAGCACCACATGTCTTTCATTGGTCTTGAGAGTAGAGAAAACAGTTTTGGCATATGCCAAATTGTGGGTCAAATCTCGCTGAGGGCTTAAATTATAACTGGCACACACTTGGCGGATGGTGGTGGGATGTGGGAGTTGAAACATACCGGAACTTCTAACAAACTTATAAGCATGGGGAgatattgtaaagaaaatactgcaaaaaACAAAAGTTTCACTCCGATAACGATAAGAATGTTTACTACTCATCATAAGCTTAATCTGCTCAGTTAAGAAATTGACTGTGTCAACAAAATCATCAGAGGCGTGCAAAGAGTCCAAGAGCTGCAAAATTACCCCCAATTTATCCACCATACAAGAATTGGGGACAGGTTTGTCACTTATTAACGTTGTTAGCCCTGCTAATACCTCATTTACAGTATTGGTGTCTTTCACATACATTGGGAAGATGAAATTACCAATCTTTTTCAGTTCAGCGTGGTCCATGAACACATTTAACATTAAATCCCGATCAATAATGACACATGCTTTCATTACTGGAAACGGATCTGCGATAATATGGCAAAGAAgcaatttgtctttttttaaaataaaggaaaagtccCCAAAAGATACGAACTTTTGGAGCTTCTCAAAACATTCACCCAATGTTTTGAAGCTCCTTGCCTCCTCGTACAGCCTTCTTTCTTCTATACTATCTCTAATGCACTTCTCCAGTTGctccatttccttctttcttctcttctcttCAGGCTCCAAGCGAGCGTTCACTGAAGTACATGATGGACGTTCGGGAAATACTGATGGTACCGCCCCTTCTCTCAGCCTCGGCGCTGGAAGCTTTACCGTGATCAACTTCCCTGTGCTCTCATCAAACATAGATGTCTCCCACAAAACATCCTCAGACATGAAATGTTTGATGCACACctataaatatcaaaaattgtATCGTTAATAGAAAGAGATGGTTATCTTCCAACTAATTACGATGTACGAAttgtgaatttcgaaaaaaagtcTCATCTAGGAAATTGTTTTAGTAGAATTATCTTCTCTTCTGCCATCATAAGAACTTTGGCCAACTTGCGGGGAGATACAAACACATAAATTATACCACGACGCAGCAAAATAGATGGACATTTCATTCATTAACAGGGAACTTAAATCAGGCAGTGCTCATTTTTTGCGAGATAATTGAAAACAAACGCGAGATAAACCCTTTTCGATATCCAAGACCCATGTGTAATTTAATAACTTTCACCACCTTACTCAATGCACACATACTCAACGCACATAACACTACAAAAGGACACTTGAAGTTGgcggtaaattattaaataacaaaCGTATGTCAAAAATTCAAGCACAATAACATATACGTTCGGCATAAGcacgaattaaaatatttcctaaaacagAAGAATGTATCAAACCCATTTTTGAACTTTTTCCAGGGAATTTTAATTACTGTTAGGTGAAGTTATTAAGTTTAACTATTACATACTATAGTAGAAAGCAATAGTACTTACTCTGGAATAGGTAGTAGGAGTAAAGTTAGTCCTATGAATGCTTCTTGTCCACTTCATCTTCAGCAGCTCATCATCTGGGAATCGAAACACCGAAACTTTTTCAccgcccacataatttcctcGGCAATGAGGCACACAACACTTATTAACTATTTTCTAGATTAACTTCCGgtgaattttaaagtaatttccgGAAAACACGGCAATTAACAGCTTCGATTAACTTAAATCAACGTACAACTATATCACTTTCGCCCTTGAACTCGCGTTAATTCAAGCATGAATATAACACGGAGTCCCCTTGACTACAAGTAAACATTGGCCTCCGCTAATTGACGTCACACAACAGAAGTCCTCAGGccttttactttaggtggcgttgggttaacagtgattgctatatttggtgtgccttatgaataactatgtgtagttgtgtttataataacgtcgtatattattgaacgacGAATGGCTTCTCGTTTACTCTGTTAATATATGTCTCCAGGtactgatgttattcatattttccaaacctatcatgaatgcactgctttttttctgtgatcagcgaaactatctttattaatgcaactttccattgttttcattaaaggggcccaagcgttgttgtgtgcatattgcagaagcaactacctatccaccaaaaacaaggggtatataccccttgtttttggtggataggtagGGGATAGGTAGGTggatgtgactgtgttccagttcaccaaagatgaacgcagtagacagaagtggctgaagaatatccctcggaaggattggaatctttcttcaagcgcaacagtttgcgtcaagcattttgctgagcgggatatcctacaccgagtaacttacatgaataagaacggtggagtgaaaagttacgagttagatcgcctaaagttgtcccctggtgctactcccacagtgtttcaggccctctcctcttcttaaaacttcttattgtgatcagtgaaccatgaaaatctgtgaacataagtagatgagttgtacttctaagaaatgaaatcaggaaatattgtatgaatcagtggaacatgaaaagactgctgatgaaatgacaatatatatctttatttccgaaagacatgctaatttgacatctggccgccttctaatactgaaggtacattggaaaatcaattgctactaagtgatatggaatatataagtggtattttgaactaattcatctttcccttccaggtaaaacttcttgttgtgatcagtgatctatgaaaacctgtgaacataagtagataagatcttggaaatgagatcaacaaatattttatgaatcagtggaacatgaaagaacattgatgaaatgtcaatatttgttctcgtatcgataagggtaccttaattgatatttatctgccgtactatactctaggtatgtttaaaatccaagggtactgagtgatatcatatatgcgtggtatttttgaactaatccatctttgtattgcaggtaaaactccttattgtgatcagtgaagcatgaaaatctgtggaaataattaaatatgaattatttcttggagatgaaatgaacgaatattgtatgaattagtgagaacatgaaagaactactgaggaaatgacgatacaagttctcatattgaaaagacttagtaaattgacgtctagccgccttccaatacagtaggtatattggaaaatccatgagtactgagtgaaattatgtatatatgtggtatttagaacaacataataattttctctgcagctaaaacttcctttagagtgaactttgaaaatttggtcttaaaatcaattattaagaacctggtgtggctaccattatcgagattaattcaataatttcctttcgtttgtaaaatttgatttgattttaatcggtattgagttatacggtagtataatgttatttgttgagacatttctccaattcggaagtcattattatttcattatactggtcttggtgtttagaaatattagattgacaatatatttatcttccttatggcttcatattttttacacatttttgtctaatacatagaatgttaagactagtttttttgttatatcacatgaagttttctaattagcccttacatttgtactaatcatgtttttttcatcaaatttttccatcagataatgtggtgcctgtgaaactgatagctgttgctggtgacggttcatcggtgaacttcaaatggcacgatctatggaggttgtttccggctgaaattgaaattaagaacctgtggcagcttttatttattccactttctggagtaatatttatgctttgatggccatgccttgtgacattgtgaggttgtttgatatgtcgtttgacctcttcaatatgaaatgtttaccggaaaatgtatatatctgatttttatttcaaataaatgttgttaaacgtcatacatttttttctctcctgaaataccgtggcgaaaggtgctataaaataatgcatttctttttaacatgttaatttattaggttattcagggaggtgaaatgatgtttattttaaagccgctctttatttctaagtcaataaattttatagggtgctattctatataaacaaccaatgggttaagcggtatttccttcttggtctgaatttctgggtcgtcgatcgcggtacttaaatatatttccgtgcataatctcgtatcccttgccttgttattagttctcacgattacttttaataaacagctgttataatacgaaatacaaccactcgaataactcaaccctaccgtagtttttatcttaactttagggagggtgaacggatgtccatccgtatttacatcacacaacgtcaacagctgagaggccgttccaccggaccccaggcagtaggacccctgacgtcacgtaaagcgctgtcgccaaattgcatgttccggcctgtattagagTTGGCCATGCAAGGACCCATCTACTTCAC containing:
- the LOC124165187 gene encoding uncharacterized protein LOC124165187; translated protein: MKWTRSIHRTNFTPTTYSRVCIKHFMSEDVLWETSMFDESTGKLITVKLPAPRLREGAVPSVFPERPSCTSVNARLEPEEKRRKKEMEQLEKCIRDSIEERRLYEEARSFKTLGECFEKLQKFVSFGDFSFILKKDKLLLCHIIADPFPVMKACVIIDRDLMLNVFMDHAELKKIGNFIFPMYVKDTNTVNEVLAGLTTLISDKPVPNSCMVDKLGVILQLLDSLHASDDFVDTVNFLTEQIKLMMSSKHSYRYRSETFVFCSIFFTISPHAYKFVRSSGMFQLPHPTTIRQVCASYNLSPQRDLTHNLAYAKTVFSTLKTNERHVVLMMDEIHVKSYVDYKGGSIVGISQNSPCVTKTAYVFMVSSLMSSFKEVVYILPVSKFSADELFAVTKNIIVALEGIGYRIVSLVSDNNSINRRAVSKFSFPNKLSIVYPNPYDKSRPLFF